CGCCGGAAGAGTTCTGCGAGGGTGGGCGCTCCTCGAAATACGAACTCGAGCGGATGCTCGGGACGTTGCTCGACCGGAGCAAAGCCAGAAGTGCGTTGCAAGAGCGCGAACAGTTCCTGCAGCGACAGAACCGAATTACCGCAGATCCGGATCGGGCTTTCGAGGACAAACTGCAGGCGCTGTTCGAACTCGGGTGTGAGCGCTTCGACCTCGAGATCGGTGCGATGGCCCGCGTCGATGTCGAACGCGATTGGCTCAAACTCGAGCACGTCAGCACCGACGAGCACGAACACTTCCAGACCGGTATTGAACTCCCACTGTCGGAGACGTACTGTACCGCTGCCACCGATATCCAGTCGGTCGGGAGCATTACGAGCCCGGAATTGGATGGGTACGATGAGATTACTGCCTATCAGGAGTTCGGCATCCGGACATATCTCGGCACCTACATCGACGTCGATGGCGGCACTGACCGAACGTTTTTCTTTCTCGATTCCAACTCCCGCACCGAGCCGTTTTCTGCCGACGAACGCGCCTTCCTCCAGTCAATGAGTCAGTGGGTAAAGTACGAACTCGAGCAACACCAGCGCGAGCGCGAACTCGAGCGGACGGTCGACCGCCTCGAGACCTCGAACGAACGACTCGAGCAGTTCGCCTACGCTGCTAGCCACGATCTGCAAGAGCCGCTCCGGATGATCTCGAGTTACTTGCAACTGATCGAGCGGCGCGCCGATCTCACCGCAGAAAACGAGGAGTTCCTCGAGTTCGCCGTCGACGGCGCTGATCGGATGCGTGAGATGATCAACGGCTTGCTTACGTACTCCCGAATCGAAACCCGGGGAAAGCCGTTCGAATCGGTTGCACTCGCAGACGTGTTTGCGGATGCCTGCGAGAACGTGCAGTTCCAACTCGAGGACAGCAATGCGGACCTATCAGTCGACTCACTCCCGCGCATTTCGGGCGATCGCAGCCAACTACGCCAACTGTTTCAGAACCTGCTAGCGAACGCAGTGAAGTATGCAGGCGAGGAGCCCCCAGACATCGAGGTGACGGCGTACAAAGACGACACAGAGTGGGTGATTTCGGTTCGCGACGAGGGTATCGGTATCGCTCCCGACGAACAGACCCAGATCTTCGAGGTTTTTGATCGACTCCACAGTCGGGCCGAGTACGACGGTGCGGGAATCGGACTCGCACTCTGTGAGCGTATCGTCGAGCGCCACGGCGGCCGGATCTGGGTCGATTCAGACGTCGGCGAGGGCTCGACGTTCTCGTTTACACTGCCGGCGGCAACGGACTGCACCCAGTAACCGCCGCGCTGGGCAGTTAGCCACGGATGTTACTCAGTGACGGGCTCGAGCCCGATCCGATAGTCGGTCAGATTCTCGTAGCCGTCGTCAGTGACCACGACGAGGTCCTCGATTCGGACCCCGCCAACAGCAGGATCGTAGATACCTGGTTCAATTGAGATGACGTGGCCCGCCTCGAGTTCGCCGCCGACGGGCGAGACGCTTGGCTGTTCGTGGATATCGAGACCGACGCCGTGGCCGGTGCTATGAATAAAGCCGGTGTCGGTGTTCGGATCGCTTCGCAGCGTCTCGTAGCCCGCCTCCTCGATCACATCACAGACGACGCCATGCACGTCTGCCCCGGTGACACCGGCTTCGACGGCCTCGAGTCCGGCCGCATAGGCCTCGTGAGTCACGTCATAGCGGCGTCTCGCTTCCTCACCCGGGTCGCCGCGGGCGAACGTGCGGGTCATGTCGCCGAAGTAGCCAGTTTCCTTGTCTCGCGGGAAAATGTCGATCACAATGAGTTCGTCTGCACGGAGTGGGCCGCTACCGCGGTCGTGCGGGTCTGCGCCGTCCGCGCCGCAGGCGACGATCGTTTCATCCAGTCCGCAGCCATGGTCTAGGAGTGTGCGCTCGATTTCGTGGGTGACACGCTCGCTGGTTAAGGCTTCGTCGTCGTGGATGAGCGTCCCATCGCCGGCTATCTCTGCAGTCGCGATCAGTTCCTCGGCAGCGGCCATCGCTGCTTGATTTGCGCGCTGTGTGACCCGAATCTGGTCGACCTCCCACTCGGTTTTCGTCGCCCGAATTTCCTCGACAACGCCGTCGGTCTCAACGGTCACCTCGAGCCCCTGCGCTCGGAGACCATCAGCGGTTCCGGTTGGAAAACTCCGAGGGACGGCAAGCGAGTCGACATCGTGGTCCGCACAGAACGCGGCGATTGTCGACACAGTTCCCTCGTAGGTGCCCTGTTCGGCGACGCGCTCCTGGTAGTCGTATTCCGAGCGCCGGGACACTGTGTCCGCGCCAGCCTCCGAGTTCGCGCGGCCGTACTCGAGGCCCGAGACGAGCAGGTGTACCCCCTCGTCGGTGACGAGCGTCTGGTAGGCATCCGGTGCGCTAAACCCGGAAACGTACCGCTGGTCGGAATCTGAGGCGTCGTCATCGATCAGATAGCCGTCAACCTCGAGCGACTCGAGTGTTACTCGAAGTGCTGAGAGATCGGGATCGACGTTCATGATGCGCTCTGGGGTCGGCCGACACTATAGTATTGGTATCACTGGAGTCCCTTGCCGGCACGGACACAGCAGCTGCCGATTTCAGCGATACTCTTCCCACATGAAAGACGTGACTGGTGTTGGAAACGACAACGCACCGCCGCCGCAGTCACGATCGCCCGACTCGAGAGGGCTGTTGCTGAGCGATACACAACTCCCGCATACTTATCAATTTTCGAGTCACTCTTTCGAGTATGCGCCGTCGACGGCTGTTGACTGCGGGGACAATCTTAGGGCTCGCCGGCTGTGTGTCGGTCCCACGAGCCGAGACACCTTCGAGCGAGCAACTACTGGACGACGCACTCGAGACGCGTCGCACCCTCTCGACACTCGAAATGCGTCGGCGAATGCAGATGGAAACACCGACCGACACGACCGAACGCCTCGATACGCTCATCCAGCGACCACCGGGTGAACAGCGACTCGAGGTAAGAGAGTCCGAAAACGAGAAGACGGTCGCAGGCGAGGTCTCGGTTCGCAGTCGCGCCGTCACCTGGGAATACAATCCGGAGACCGACGTGGTGAGCAAGCGACACCACCCAGATCGCGTCGTCCTCGATCGCACACGCCAGGTGCTCGAGACGCTCCAATCGGAGTACGAACTCTCGTATGCTGGCTCCGACACTGTTGATGGACGCGATGCACACAAAATCCACGCTCAGCCGATCGATGACGCTGCCGAGAGCCAATCGATCGACTTACTCATCGGTGAAACAGTGTATCGAATCCCATTTGATGGCATCGCAAGCGACGAACTGGCTGATGCCACCGTCGAACGGTCGATCTGGATCGACGACGAGTACCGGTATCCGACTCGAGAGCGCGATACCGTCCGCGGTGAGGACGGCATTCTCCATCGCGTCACAGTCACCTCCGAAAACCTCACACTCGACACAGACCTCGAAGAGGACGCGTTTACCTACGATCCGCCGGCAGATGCAACCGTGGTCACGGTTGGCACGGAACCCGAGGGGATCTTCGACAGCCGGTTGGAAGCAGCGGCTGTCGTCCCCTACGATCTCCCTGACCCATCCGTTCCCGATCCGTTCGCCCTCGACCGAGTAACTGTTGTCGAGCACCCGGATGGCTACCGGACGACACTCTGGTACACTGACCCTGATGTTGCCGACCAAGAGCTGTTTATTGCCATTCGCGAAACACAGCGTTTCGACCCGAATAGCCTCGAGGAAACGACCCTCGAGTTCGACGGCCAGCCGGTCTATCGTCGCGATGGGCAGATTGAGAGTCTCTTTTGGTCGTGCGATGGCCTCTCATTCGAACTCTCGAGTCCAACTGCTGATCTCGAGTTAGAGACGATTGCATCGTCGGTCGGCTGCTCGTGACAGCATACATTCTATGTCGGTATTATGTCTTATCTAGAAACAAACTATTGTGGCGAGAATCAACTAACCTGCCCCACAGAGCATTGCTGTGGATCACATAGCCAATTTAGTAATATTCCACCAGAATATCCCATCATATATCTATATACGGCCCACATATGATCATCAACCATCAAAATAGCATAAAAACCAGATATTTGTACGAGATAACCGCCTTTACCTGTATTTTGTGTTGGAAACGCCACTTGGAGGTTGACCTTCTATATTGATATTGAAAGTGGTATTTTGGGCCAACTATTGACTACCGTATACTATAGTAACAACTGAAACTGTTTACACACCAATCGCACAGTTGTCGTGCGATTGGGTGTGCACTGACTTTCAGTGGCTACTATAGCTGTTGTTCAGTCTCTGAACAACTCGAGTTCGATTTCGTTTGTCGTACTGACGACCAGTCCCGCGAGATCTTCCTCGAGTTTTTTGCCGCTCATCTGGTCGATGCTGCCGGAGACGCTAATCGACCCGACGGGGCCGTCCGTGGTCGTAATTGGGGCGGCAACACACTGGACAGACGGGAGGTGCTCGCCGCGTTCGAACGCGAGTCCACGATCCTGAATCGAGCGCAGTTCCCGTCGGAGGGCATCCCTCGAGTCGATGGTCTTGTCGGTCAGCTTCGGCAGGCCGTTGGTCTCGATAATCTCCGTGATTTCGTCCCACTCCATCTGAGAGAGAATTGCCTTGCCGCCCGCCGTTGCGTGGAGATGGACGCGGTCGCCGACGACAGGGAGATAGCTGTTCATGTTCGACGCACCGCCGGTTGCGCGGTAGGCGTAGACGCCATAGCCGTGTTCGACAAGCATGAGATTCGTGACGGCACCAGCCGTGCTGCTGAGGCTGTCAACAGCAGGTTTCGCCGCCTGAACGACCTCTCGTTGGCTCCGGACTTCATTCCCAATCCCGAGAAAGCGCAGACTGAGTGAGTAACTGGTGCCGTCCTTTCGCACGTAGCCGAGTGATTGCAGCGTATCCAAGTGCTTGTGAACGGAACTGTTCGAAACCCCCGTTTGCTCGGACAGATCGGTAATTCCCGCCTCCCCGAACTCGTTCAGCGCCTCGATGATCCGAACCGTCGTTGCGACGGAGCCCACGGGATAGTCCGACTCTGGCATACCACACTGTTGGTGCCAGCCGGGATATATTTTCCCATGGGGAAAACGGTTGCCGCTGGACGATCGAGAATACACTCGAGTCGGTCGCCAATGGCGAGATGAGAAACTGCGAGTGAGAGACGGACGGTCGGTTAGCCGTCCATGCCGCCGAAGGAGAGGCCGCTCTCGACGTAGCGTTGTGCAAAGAAGTAAATCAGCACAACGGGCAGCGCATACAGCATCGAGAACGCGGCGAACTGCCCCCACGGGGTGCCGTACTCCTCTAAGAGGAGGTACAGTCCGACCGAGAGGGGGTATTTGTCCGCCCCGAGCAGGATCTGTGCGAGGATAAACTCGTTCCAGCCCGACAGGAAGACGAAGATCAGGACTGCTGCGAGTCCGGGCTTCGACAGCGGGAGGATAATCTCGCGGAAGATCGTCCGACGCGGCGCTCCGTCCATGATCGCCGCTTCCTCGTAGGACCGCGGAATACTGTCCATGAACGTCTTGAGCAGCCAGGTGTTAAACGGCAGCGCACCCGCCGCATACAGCGCGGCGATCGCGAGGTGGCTGTTCGTAAAGCCAAGCCAGTTAAACACCACGTAGATGGCGATCAGTGCTGCAACGGTGATCCCGCTGCCAACCTGCGTGAGCAGGACGTAGCCATACAGCAGCGGCGTTCGCCCGGCAAAGTCGTGTCGGGAGAAGGCATACGCTGCTGGCACGATCAAGACCATCGAGAAGATGACCGTCGGGATAACGATCTGCAGGCTGTTGGCGAGGTACGAACCGCTGAACGCATACAGGTAGTCAAGCAGTCCGGCCTCACCCTGTGGGTACGAGTCGAAGACGAACGCCGACTCGTAGATAACCCACTCAAATGCCTCGAGACTCCATTCAGTCGGTGAGGCGAAGAAGCCTTCCTCGTAGAGACTCGCTGCGCCGGTTCCGGCGGCAAACGCTGCAGCGATCATCCAGTACACTGGGAACAGGATGATCAGCAGGACCAGGATGGCAAACAGCGTCCCGACAACTGGTGGGGCAATGTCGGTGATGCCGATTTCGCCATCTTTGAGTCCACCGAGCGTTCTGCGAGTCTGTTGGCCGACGCGAATCGGCCATCGGGCAGCGTGAACCGCATCGTCTCGAAGTGATTGTGCGATACTCATTAGTTGTTGATACCCTCCGCAAGTCGCCCTTTCTTGACGTTGAGCCACATGAACATGCCAATGAAGATGAGAGCGATCACCATGATCGCGGCACCTTCACCCATGTTCGGCGGCGCCTGGAACGCCTCCCGGTAGCCGTAGAACAGGATCAATTCGTTCTGTCGGGCCGGCCCACCGTCGTTGAAGATCAGTGGGATGAGGAACTGCTGGAACGATGCCGCAGCAGTCAAGATTGAGGCGAACCACACGGGTCGCTTGATCTGTGGA
The Natronolimnobius sp. AArcel1 genome window above contains:
- a CDS encoding IclR family transcriptional regulator, producing MPESDYPVGSVATTVRIIEALNEFGEAGITDLSEQTGVSNSSVHKHLDTLQSLGYVRKDGTSYSLSLRFLGIGNEVRSQREVVQAAKPAVDSLSSTAGAVTNLMLVEHGYGVYAYRATGGASNMNSYLPVVGDRVHLHATAGGKAILSQMEWDEITEIIETNGLPKLTDKTIDSRDALRRELRSIQDRGLAFERGEHLPSVQCVAAPITTTDGPVGSISVSGSIDQMSGKKLEEDLAGLVVSTTNEIELELFRD
- a CDS encoding DUF2092 domain-containing protein → MRRRRLLTAGTILGLAGCVSVPRAETPSSEQLLDDALETRRTLSTLEMRRRMQMETPTDTTERLDTLIQRPPGEQRLEVRESENEKTVAGEVSVRSRAVTWEYNPETDVVSKRHHPDRVVLDRTRQVLETLQSEYELSYAGSDTVDGRDAHKIHAQPIDDAAESQSIDLLIGETVYRIPFDGIASDELADATVERSIWIDDEYRYPTRERDTVRGEDGILHRVTVTSENLTLDTDLEEDAFTYDPPADATVVTVGTEPEGIFDSRLEAAAVVPYDLPDPSVPDPFALDRVTVVEHPDGYRTTLWYTDPDVADQELFIAIRETQRFDPNSLEETTLEFDGQPVYRRDGQIESLFWSCDGLSFELSSPTADLELETIASSVGCS
- a CDS encoding MEDS domain-containing protein: MSQPLHTSKPDVLNLESPLDALQQSPEFNGPIESPDGEFCNDHFALIYESRDEQFAAAVPFIRQGLERGEHCLYVLSETSESAVRDALQADGIDVDAAVDSGALAFATIRETYLENGSFDADEMMAQYAERIEAATAEFEAFRLAAEMDWILEADVSTAECMAYESKVNALFDDKDAIAVCQYNRETFPPEVLCDVIRVHPHLIYDSTVCHNFYYTPPEEFCEGGRSSKYELERMLGTLLDRSKARSALQEREQFLQRQNRITADPDRAFEDKLQALFELGCERFDLEIGAMARVDVERDWLKLEHVSTDEHEHFQTGIELPLSETYCTAATDIQSVGSITSPELDGYDEITAYQEFGIRTYLGTYIDVDGGTDRTFFFLDSNSRTEPFSADERAFLQSMSQWVKYELEQHQRERELERTVDRLETSNERLEQFAYAASHDLQEPLRMISSYLQLIERRADLTAENEEFLEFAVDGADRMREMINGLLTYSRIETRGKPFESVALADVFADACENVQFQLEDSNADLSVDSLPRISGDRSQLRQLFQNLLANAVKYAGEEPPDIEVTAYKDDTEWVISVRDEGIGIAPDEQTQIFEVFDRLHSRAEYDGAGIGLALCERIVERHGGRIWVDSDVGEGSTFSFTLPAATDCTQ
- a CDS encoding sugar ABC transporter permease, yielding MSIAQSLRDDAVHAARWPIRVGQQTRRTLGGLKDGEIGITDIAPPVVGTLFAILVLLIILFPVYWMIAAAFAAGTGAASLYEEGFFASPTEWSLEAFEWVIYESAFVFDSYPQGEAGLLDYLYAFSGSYLANSLQIVIPTVIFSMVLIVPAAYAFSRHDFAGRTPLLYGYVLLTQVGSGITVAALIAIYVVFNWLGFTNSHLAIAALYAAGALPFNTWLLKTFMDSIPRSYEEAAIMDGAPRRTIFREIILPLSKPGLAAVLIFVFLSGWNEFILAQILLGADKYPLSVGLYLLLEEYGTPWGQFAAFSMLYALPVVLIYFFAQRYVESGLSFGGMDG
- a CDS encoding Xaa-Pro peptidase family protein produces the protein MNVDPDLSALRVTLESLEVDGYLIDDDASDSDQRYVSGFSAPDAYQTLVTDEGVHLLVSGLEYGRANSEAGADTVSRRSEYDYQERVAEQGTYEGTVSTIAAFCADHDVDSLAVPRSFPTGTADGLRAQGLEVTVETDGVVEEIRATKTEWEVDQIRVTQRANQAAMAAAEELIATAEIAGDGTLIHDDEALTSERVTHEIERTLLDHGCGLDETIVACGADGADPHDRGSGPLRADELIVIDIFPRDKETGYFGDMTRTFARGDPGEEARRRYDVTHEAYAAGLEAVEAGVTGADVHGVVCDVIEEAGYETLRSDPNTDTGFIHSTGHGVGLDIHEQPSVSPVGGELEAGHVISIEPGIYDPAVGGVRIEDLVVVTDDGYENLTDYRIGLEPVTE